The segment ATGAAATCCGAACGAAAACCAACTCAAAACCAAATATTAAACCAGCCCTCCGTTAATATTGATTTCCGTGCCGGTAATATAATCGGATTCGAAAATAAATTGCGTTGCGTTGTAAATATTGATTGGATCACCCAACTTTTTCATTGGGATGGTACTAAGTACGACTTTCATCATATCCTCCGGTACTTCTGAAATCATTCCGATGTTGTAATAGCCGAGATTCAGGCAGTTCGCAGTGACGTTTTTCAAAGCATTTTCCTTTGATATCACTTTCATCAGACCCCACAGTGCTGCTTTGGAGCTTGCATAAGCGGATGTGCCAGGAACGCCGATTTGTGGAACGACCGATGCAACGAATATCAATCGGCCGTAGTTTTGTTCCCGCATTAATGGAAGGAGATGTTTCGACATCAAAAATGCACTGTCCAAATTTCCTTGCATAACAAACCGCCAGTCGTCCAGCGACAATTTGTGCGTAAATCCGTTGAGATTAACTCCGGCGCAGTGAACAAACCGGATATCTTTCAACTGTTCCTTATGTTTTGACACAAAATCGGTAACCTGTTGTTCATTGCTCACATCCACCCGAACATACCGGTCTGAATGCATACTTGGTTTGGTCTTGTTATAAATTCCTATGACGGATTGACCCTCAGCAATATACTTCTCAAGAAGATATTTACCGATGCCACGAGAAGCGCCTGATATGATTATCATAAATTAAAGCCTCTAAATTCGTTTAAGCAATTCAACATTGAATTCGATTATCATTGAGTAAAAAAATTTCCTATTAGTCAGTTTTTATCATTAATTTTTGACAGCATAATAGATTAGTATTATGGTTGAAGTGATCGCTGCCAGCTGACCCGTAATTGCCAAAACGTCTTTGAATAACTGCCATCCGTCAATTGGCTCCTTTTCCGGCACAAAGATCACATCCCCGTCTTCGATTTTTGTACCTTCTTCAGCATCGTCCCATTGCTGTCCAAAAGCTTTTATAACAACAACGTCTCCACGTTTCGCTATGGATTTGTAGCCACCGGCTTTTTCAATATAATACTTATAGTTCTGCCCGTCCACATAGTCTACAATGCCCGCATGAATGACTCCGCCAACCAATGTGATTGTTTTTTTGGCGCGAGTTACATAAACCGAATCTTCAGGTTTTAATTTTATATTATATTTTTCATTGATTTTGCTGCCCTCAAATAGTTTTGCAAAGTCTGTTTGAACGGGCGGCTGTTCCTGTCTTGATTTAGATTTGAAATAGGATTTTTCAAGATCATTCATATCGGCATAAGGAACTTTCTTAAGCCGTTCATATTCAGCATCTGCGCCCTCGACGCCTTTATCACGGTAAATGGTGATTCTCTCAACGGCCACATCCGGCGTAAAACCGCCGGCCAGTGCAATCGCATCCGTTAATCTGGTGACACCTTCCTCAATTGCATATTTTCCCGGATACATGACTTCGCCCTTAATGACAACATTAGCGTTAGGATGAAACAAATATTTTTGACGAAAAAATATTCTATCGTCAGGATAAATCTGAGGATTGGATAGGGTATCCGACGGATTACGAAACAAGCGTTCCAGATCAATTACAATTTTTTCGACAGACCGCCCCGTATCTCTCTTAAATCGCACAAGATAAGCTTCGAGAGAATCTACCCCGAATTTCAACCCTCCGCACAACTGAATAATATCCGATATCTTTTCACCGGCCACATATTCGTATTCTCCCGGGATAGAAACAGACCCAAACACATGAATGTTTGCATAGATTTCCGGAACGTAAACGACATCTCCTTCAGACAAAAAAGGATCCGTTTCCAGTTCGCCGGTGTTTTTTTTCTTGATAAGATCAACCCGTTTGGAAAACCCGTTCTGATTGCGAAGTAGAATATTACGCATGGATCCCATAGACCCTTCGGCTTTATCGATGGCGTCAGAAACTCTGTCTACTCCGGTCACTTCAACAGCTCCGCCCTCCTTTACTAAACCGGTCACCTGCAGGCGAAAATGTCGCACGGTAATTAAATCAACCGACACATCCACTGTTGGATATACCTTTCGAATTTCGGTAATGATTCTTTCTTTAGCGTCATTCAGAAATAGATTTTTCACATCGATGACACTGACAGAAGGCACTATGACTTTTCCCTCAGGCGAAATGGGTGTCTTGAAGAATTCATTAACCTGACCTAAGATAGAAATGAGTAATTCGTCTCCCGGGCCAATTTTGTATTTTTTGGGATCAATAGGTGTTTCAAGATAGGTACGTTGGTTTGCCTGGTCAAATATAGCATCTCGCTCGGACTTCTTATTCTCTGCATTTCTGTCTGATTGCCGTGAATGGGATTGGCCAAAACAAGGCTGGATCAAAAACAGCATAATCGAAAGAGTCAAAAAACAACGATTAAACATAAGACTTACCCTATTTTATTTAGTATTGAAACTATTCTCTCTGCGGCCTTCCCGTCCCATAACTGCGGCACCGTGCCGGTTTTGTAAGTACCGATCATGATATGGTCTATACACGCATATATTTTTTCTTCATCAAGTCCGACCAAGGTATTGGTCCCTACATCAATGGTAACCGGTCGTTCCGTATTGTCCCGCATCGTAAGACAGGGAATACCCAAATAGGTCGACTCCTCCTGCAGTCCGCCGGAATCGCTGACTACCGCTTTTGCCTGGCTCATCAGGCTCAAAAAATCAATGTAACCGATAGGATCAATTAGTTTCAAGTGGCGCATGGACTCCATTCTGCTTTGATAGCCAAATTTTTCAATCATCTTCATACTTCGCGGGTGAATCGGAAAAACTACTTGTATTTTTTGTTGAATGATATCAAGTATGCGAAGAATTTTTTCAAGTGACTCAGGATTATCTACATTCGACGGACGGTGTAAAGTAACGACTATGTACTCATATGGAACCAACTGTAATTGAGACAAAACCGTCGATTCCCGCATGCGCTTTTGCGAAAACACGAGCGAGTCGATCATTACATTGCCTGTAAAATAAATCTGTTCCGGTTTTTTCCCTTCCGCCAGTAAATGATCATTCCCACTTTGCTCCGTCGTAAACAGATAATCGGATACCGCGTCGGTTACGATGCGGTTGATTTCCTCCGGCATCGTTTTGTCAAAGCTTCTTAATCCCGCCTCCACATGCGCCACTCTCACATTCATTTTCGATGCAGTAACAGAACAGGCCAGAGTTGAGTTCACATCGCCAACTACGATAACAAGATCCGGTTTTTCTTTTTCAACTACCGCTTCAAAGCGGCTCATGACCTCGGCCGTTTGTTTTGCGTGCGATCCGGATCCAACGTTAAGAAAAACATCAGGCTCCGGAATTTGAAGATCACTAAAAAAAACGTCCGACATCTTTGCATCGTAATGCTGTCCCGTGTGCACGAGTACCGATTGCTGTGTAGGAAATTTTTTCAGTTCTCTTAGAATCGGGGCTACTTTCATGAAATTCGGGCGAGCGCCTACTACGCTGATTATTTTCAAATAACATGTCTCCTGTGTTTCAAACGCCTACAAACTTTTTCCGGAACCCAGTACAAATATTTTTTCGCGCCCGGCCGTCACATGTTTTGTAGCATTACGTGTATCAACAATTAGCGGCGCATTTTCAACGATCATATTCATATCGTACCGGCTGTGATCGGTTCCAATAAATACACAGTCAACTTTCTTTAAGAGTTCCTTCGTTAAGAGCTGTGATGTAAATTTCTTATTCAACACTTCCACCTCCGGCACATGAGGGTCGTTGTACATCAGATGTTCAAATCCTTTTTGAAGCATGATCTGCATCACCATCAGAGAAGGCGAGTGGCGGATGTCGTCCACGTCTTTTTTGAAGGAAGCGCCCAAAATCAAAATTTTTGCTTTTTTTAGCGGAGTGCCTTTATGCGCCAATGCTTCGACGATCATCGAATAAACATAGTGCGGCATGTTTTCATTAACCTCGGCGGCGAGTTCGATAAAGTTAGTATGGAAGTCATAACCACGGGCTTTCCAAGAGAGGTAATAGGGATCGATCAGAATACAATGTCCGCCGATTCCAGGGCCCGGGTAGAACGGCATAAACCCGAATGGTTTTGTGGATGCGGCATGAATGACCTCCCACATATCAATGCCGCCCATACGATCACACAATTGCGCCAATTCATTAACCAGCGCAATATTGACGCTGCGAAAAATATTTTCAAGTAATTTGGACATTTCAGCAATGCGCGGATTGGAAACCGGCACGACTTTTTCAATAATCTGTGCATTAATCAAACAAGCCAGTTCGGTACACTTTTTTGATACACCGCCGACAACAACCGGCGTATTAGCGGTACTAAATTTCTTATTACCCGGATCGATACGCTCCGGCGAAAACGCCAAATAATAATCTAGCCCTACGCGGAGCCCGGTTTTTTCCAATATAGGCATTACGATGCCTTCCGTCGTATCGGGAAATGTCGTACTTTTCAAAATGATCAACTGGCCCTTTCGTAATCCTTTGGCGATACCATCGGCGGCATTGACAATGTAAGTTACGTCCGGCTCTTTGTTTTCCGTAAACGGCGTCGGCACGCAGATATAAATAACATCAAGTTCTTTAATGCCTTCATAATTGGTGGAAGCCTTGATTTTACCGGCCTTCCAGCATTTTTCAAAACGATCATTCGGAATATCTTCGATATAGTTGTGTCCGTTATTGACGTTTTTTACTTTCTGTTCGTCCACATCGATCCCAAACGTAGAATAACCGTTTGCCGCAAATTCCACTGCTAAAGGCAACCCTACGTATCCCAGTCCTATAACGCCGATCGTAGCTTTTTTTTCTTTAATCTTGTTTTCCAGACTCACGTGTGTTTTTCCTTATGAATTATACAAAATAATTTGGTCAATAAGAGCCGCGCCCAACACCGATATACTCAAATCCTAATTCTCTCATTTCCTTAGGATCGTAAACATTACGACAGTCGACCACTTTGGGTGATTTTAATTTCTTTTTCGTCAGCGTCAGGTCCAGTTCCCTGAACTCATTCCACTCCGTCACGACGACCAGGCAATCTGCGCCTTCAGCCGTATCGTAAGCGTCTTTGCAATACTGAATTTTTGGAAATGTTTTCTGCATAATTTCCTGCGCGACCGGGTCGTACGCTTTGATCTTGCCGCCCGCCTTTAGAACTTCCTCGATAATGACGAGCGAGGTAGCGTCGCGGATGTCATCGGTATTCGGCTTGAAAGAGAGTCCAAGCAGCGCAATAGTCTTGCCCTTGATATCGCCGACCAGTTTTCTTATTTTTTCTACCATCAGGTGTTTCTGATGATCGTTCGCTTTGATAGCGGCATTGACCACCAGATTTTGCACGCCAACTTCATCGGCCGTTTTAACGAGCGCAAGTGTATCTTTTGGAAAACAGGAACCGCCGTATCCTCCTCCGGCATGCAGGAACTTAGGACTGATGCGGCCGTCAAGACCCATGGCTTTGGCAACCACCTTCACATCGGCTCCGATCTGATCGCAGATATTAGCAATTTCATTGATGAAGGAAATTTTTACCGCGAGAAACGCATTCGACGCGTACTTGATCGTCTCGGATGTTTCGACATTGGTGATTACCATGGGCGTTTCATTAATATATAATGCGCGGTACACCTGCTTCATGATATCCGTTGCGCGTTCGCTGTTACTCCCGATCACGACTCGATCCGGCCTTAAAAAATCGTTGACGGCAGATCCTTCACGCAAAAACTCCGGATTGGACACTACGTCGAACTCAGAGCCCTTGGGAGTTTTCTTTGAAAGAATATCGTACACTTTTTTGCCGGTACCGGCGGGAACCGTACTTTTTGTTACAACTACTTTATAGGAATTCAGGTTCCTTGCGATACTTTCCGTAACGCTAAATACGATCCTGAGATCGGCCTCTCCGCCCTCGCCTGGAGGCGTTCCGACGGCTATAAATACTACTTCCGTATCTCGTATCGCCGCATCGACATCGTTCGAGAAAAACAGCCGCCCTTTTTCTACGTTTCGGTCTACGACTTCTTTCAGTCCCGGTTCATAGATCGGTATGACGCCTTTCTTTAATTTTTCAATTTTATCGTTATCAATGTCAGCGCAAATCACATGATTGCCGAAATCGGCTAAACATGCGCCGGATACCAGACCGACGTACCCCGTTCCAACCACACATATCTTTTTCAACGTAACACCTCATTCGATTTGATAACTAATTCCGTTTGATTTTTTTCAAAGCCTGCCGCGCAGCTTGCTGCTCAGCATCTTTTTTTGTTAACCCTTTACCGCTTCCGTATACAATCTGTTTTATGAGAACTTCTACTGTAAATTCTTTATTGTGCTCCGGCCCTTCCTGATTGACAACCGTATACGCCGGAATTCCCCGGTCCTGTGCCTGAGACCACTCTAATAGCTCGCCCTTATAATTAAAATGCAGATCATCGCTTAATATCCGGTCCACGTTATGCAAAACGTGCCGTAAAATAAATTTTCTGGATGCCTCGTATCCACTGTCGATATAAACAGCACCGATAACGGACTCAAGCACATCCGACAAAATTGAGGCGCGTAAACGACCGCCCGATTTTTCCTCGCCTTCGCTCATCAGAATAAATTGCCCCAACCCGAGCGCTTCGGCTTGTTGAGCCAATACTTTTTTATTCACCAGAAGCGATTTGCTCTTGGTCAGATCGCCTTCGTCCTGATGAGGGTATAAATTATACAAAAATTCACCGGTAATCAAATTCAATATTA is part of the bacterium genome and harbors:
- a CDS encoding SDR family oxidoreductase, which translates into the protein MIIISGASRGIGKYLLEKYIAEGQSVIGIYNKTKPSMHSDRYVRVDVSNEQQVTDFVSKHKEQLKDIRFVHCAGVNLNGFTHKLSLDDWRFVMQGNLDSAFLMSKHLLPLMREQNYGRLIFVASVVPQIGVPGTSAYASSKAALWGLMKVISKENALKNVTANCLNLGYYNIGMISEVPEDMMKVVLSTIPMKKLGDPINIYNATQFIFESDYITGTEININGGLV
- a CDS encoding UDP-N-acetylglucosamine 2-epimerase (non-hydrolyzing); translation: MKIISVVGARPNFMKVAPILRELKKFPTQQSVLVHTGQHYDAKMSDVFFSDLQIPEPDVFLNVGSGSHAKQTAEVMSRFEAVVEKEKPDLVIVVGDVNSTLACSVTASKMNVRVAHVEAGLRSFDKTMPEEINRIVTDAVSDYLFTTEQSGNDHLLAEGKKPEQIYFTGNVMIDSLVFSQKRMRESTVLSQLQLVPYEYIVVTLHRPSNVDNPESLEKILRILDIIQQKIQVVFPIHPRSMKMIEKFGYQSRMESMRHLKLIDPIGYIDFLSLMSQAKAVVSDSGGLQEESTYLGIPCLTMRDNTERPVTIDVGTNTLVGLDEEKIYACIDHIMIGTYKTGTVPQLWDGKAAERIVSILNKIG
- the rnc gene encoding ribonuclease III, which gives rise to MPDKFNILAALLRSNRMVYFRRLWWHLGFEKDIKKHEKLLKSFEKTIESPIYNPHIFIQALKHRSYLSIMNEERVRSYERLEFLGDLILNLITGEFLYNLYPHQDEGDLTKSKSLLVNKKVLAQQAEALGLGQFILMSEGEEKSGGRLRASILSDVLESVIGAVYIDSGYEASRKFILRHVLHNVDRILSDDLHFNYKGELLEWSQAQDRGIPAYTVVNQEGPEHNKEFTVEVLIKQIVYGSGKGLTKKDAEQQAARQALKKIKRN
- a CDS encoding UDP-glucose/GDP-mannose dehydrogenase family protein, with the protein product MKKICVVGTGYVGLVSGACLADFGNHVICADIDNDKIEKLKKGVIPIYEPGLKEVVDRNVEKGRLFFSNDVDAAIRDTEVVFIAVGTPPGEGGEADLRIVFSVTESIARNLNSYKVVVTKSTVPAGTGKKVYDILSKKTPKGSEFDVVSNPEFLREGSAVNDFLRPDRVVIGSNSERATDIMKQVYRALYINETPMVITNVETSETIKYASNAFLAVKISFINEIANICDQIGADVKVVAKAMGLDGRISPKFLHAGGGYGGSCFPKDTLALVKTADEVGVQNLVVNAAIKANDHQKHLMVEKIRKLVGDIKGKTIALLGLSFKPNTDDIRDATSLVIIEEVLKAGGKIKAYDPVAQEIMQKTFPKIQYCKDAYDTAEGADCLVVVTEWNEFRELDLTLTKKKLKSPKVVDCRNVYDPKEMRELGFEYIGVGRGSY
- a CDS encoding nucleotide sugar dehydrogenase — its product is MSLENKIKEKKATIGVIGLGYVGLPLAVEFAANGYSTFGIDVDEQKVKNVNNGHNYIEDIPNDRFEKCWKAGKIKASTNYEGIKELDVIYICVPTPFTENKEPDVTYIVNAADGIAKGLRKGQLIILKSTTFPDTTEGIVMPILEKTGLRVGLDYYLAFSPERIDPGNKKFSTANTPVVVGGVSKKCTELACLINAQIIEKVVPVSNPRIAEMSKLLENIFRSVNIALVNELAQLCDRMGGIDMWEVIHAASTKPFGFMPFYPGPGIGGHCILIDPYYLSWKARGYDFHTNFIELAAEVNENMPHYVYSMIVEALAHKGTPLKKAKILILGASFKKDVDDIRHSPSLMVMQIMLQKGFEHLMYNDPHVPEVEVLNKKFTSQLLTKELLKKVDCVFIGTDHSRYDMNMIVENAPLIVDTRNATKHVTAGREKIFVLGSGKSL